From Geomonas agri, one genomic window encodes:
- a CDS encoding type II secretion system protein → MCKILKDKRGVSLIEMVVTMVILTLLASLIVPSAQMASKRTKELELRRNLREIRTAIDEYKKNYDKAQSDQKTVQVLNATGYPKTLDLLVEGDDFGGLVKEKKKFLRRIPSDPFHKAQEGDPKWGMRSHADEHDSTTWGGEDVFDVYSLSDGVAIDGTKYKDW, encoded by the coding sequence ATGTGCAAGATCCTTAAAGATAAAAGGGGAGTCAGCCTGATCGAGATGGTGGTGACCATGGTCATCCTCACCTTGCTCGCCTCGCTGATCGTGCCGTCGGCCCAGATGGCCTCCAAGCGGACCAAAGAGCTCGAGCTCAGAAGGAACCTGCGCGAGATCAGGACCGCCATAGACGAGTACAAGAAAAACTACGACAAGGCGCAGTCGGACCAGAAGACGGTACAGGTGCTGAATGCGACGGGCTACCCCAAGACCCTCGACCTGCTGGTGGAGGGAGATGATTTCGGTGGCTTGGTCAAGGAGAAGAAGAAGTTCCTGCGCCGCATCCCCAGTGACCCCTTCCACAAGGCCCAGGAGGGGGATCCCAAATGGGGGATGCGCTCTCATGCCGACGAGCATGACAGCACAACGTGGGGGGGGGAGGATGTCTTCGACGTCTATTCCCTTAGCGACGGCGTTGCCATCGACGGTACGAAATACAAGGACTGGTGA
- a CDS encoding type IV pilin protein — protein MLKRILKSQRGFTLIELMIVMTVIGILAAISVPNYQWGIIRAREAVLREDLYTMRSTIDQYYADQGKYPETLQELVDNKNKYLREIPKDPFTKSKETWVVTAPPPTETPTEGGTGGVYDVHSGSTLVGSDGKPYNEW, from the coding sequence ATGTTGAAGAGGATACTCAAGAGTCAGAGGGGTTTTACGCTGATAGAACTGATGATTGTCATGACAGTCATCGGCATTCTGGCGGCAATCAGCGTTCCCAATTACCAGTGGGGCATCATAAGGGCTCGCGAGGCGGTGCTGCGGGAAGACCTTTACACCATGCGCTCCACCATCGACCAGTACTATGCCGACCAGGGCAAGTACCCCGAGACACTGCAGGAACTGGTGGACAACAAGAACAAGTATCTCAGGGAGATACCCAAGGATCCCTTTACCAAATCCAAGGAGACCTGGGTAGTCACGGCGCCTCCTCCGACAGAGACCCCTACCGAAGGGGGCACTGGCGGGGTCTACGACGTGCACAGCGGTTCCACCCTGGTCGGCAGCGACGGCAAGCCGTACAACGAATGGTAG
- the ftsE gene encoding cell division ATP-binding protein FtsE, producing MIQMHNVFMSYQPEASALADINLKIPKGDFVFLTGQSGAGKSTLLKLIYADLTPTRGQVLIDGVNLTRLSRSQVPLLRRSIGVVFQDYKLLPNRTVLENVAITLEVLGWGKRDIGKKVYHILKRMGIEDKINATPLRLSGGEQQRVALARALVNDPKILVADEPTGNLDDENKEAILSIFKEANNRGTTVVVATHDRRVIENSHRRVIRLDKGSIVHTPDFLVGQPAPAAPVLEVPDVQG from the coding sequence ATGATTCAAATGCACAATGTTTTCATGTCGTACCAGCCCGAAGCGAGCGCGCTCGCCGACATCAACCTCAAGATCCCCAAAGGGGATTTTGTATTTTTGACCGGGCAGTCCGGGGCGGGCAAGTCGACCCTGCTCAAACTGATCTACGCCGATCTCACCCCCACCCGCGGACAGGTGCTGATCGACGGGGTCAACCTGACCCGGCTTTCGCGCTCCCAGGTTCCCCTGCTGCGCCGCTCCATCGGGGTGGTGTTCCAGGACTACAAGCTGCTCCCCAACAGGACCGTGCTGGAGAACGTGGCCATCACCCTGGAAGTGCTCGGGTGGGGCAAGCGCGACATCGGCAAGAAGGTCTACCACATCCTGAAAAGGATGGGGATCGAGGACAAGATCAACGCGACGCCCTTGAGGCTTTCCGGCGGCGAGCAGCAGCGCGTGGCGCTGGCGCGCGCCCTGGTAAACGACCCCAAGATCCTGGTCGCCGACGAGCCGACCGGCAACCTTGATGACGAGAACAAGGAGGCGATCCTCTCCATCTTCAAGGAGGCCAACAACCGCGGCACCACTGTGGTGGTGGCGACCCACGACCGCCGCGTGATCGAGAACTCCCACCGCAGGGTGATCAGGCTGGACAAGGGGAGCATCGTGCACACCCCCGATTTCCTGGTCGGCCAGCCCGCGCCGGCGGCCCCCGTGCTGGAGGTGCCCGATGTCCAAGGCTAA